A genome region from Hevea brasiliensis isolate MT/VB/25A 57/8 chromosome 9, ASM3005281v1, whole genome shotgun sequence includes the following:
- the LOC110653346 gene encoding 10 kDa chaperonin, mitochondrial, which produces MARRLIPSLNRILVEKIVPPSKTNAGILLPEKTSKLNSGKVVAVGPGSWDKDGKLIPVTVKEGDTVLLPEYGGIEVNLGDKGYHLYRDEDILGTLHD; this is translated from the exons ATGGCAAGGcgtttgattccttctctgaatCGCATTTTGGTTGAGAAAATAGTTCCTCCTTCCAAAACCAATGCTGGAATTCTGCTTCCTGAGAAAACTTCCAAG CTGAACTCTGGAAAAGTGGTTGCTGTGGGTCCTGGATCTTGGGATAAAGATGGAAAGCTTATTCCTGTTACTGTAAAGGAAGGAGACACTGTTCTTTTGCCTGAATATGGGGGCATTGAAGTGAACCTTGGTGATAAAGG GTATCATCTATACCGAGATGAGGATATCCTCGGAACTCTTCATGATTAA
- the LOC110653349 gene encoding proteinaceous RNase P 1, chloroplastic/mitochondrial: MQRGSSLASPFNRTSPLFAFFTQMPLLSIFRNSSYTFCRSLLLYHSCLFARPVHNIQANDLSVTKQICESSGMATDKVSDKSKKKARWMSPEGLLRSELNMCSRHGDIVKAFHLYDEAQINGIQLNQHHYNVLLYLCSSGSSVKLNGDEVDANASSLCYRRGIEIFRQMIIDKVPPNEATFTNAARLALALEDPEMAFDLVKQMKGFNILPKLRSYGPALFGFCKKGMADRAYEVDAHMVESRVMPEEPELSALLKLSADVKREDKVYEILHRLRATVRQVTYSTVGIIEDWFKSEDASKVGKENWDTSKVREEILMGGGGWHGQGWLGNGQWRAVRTQIDEKGVCHSCGEKLTCIDIDPRETENFATSLSKLACKREVRTDFLQFQEWLQQHGPFDAVVDGANLGLANQKTFSFYQLNTVVGKLHQMSPLKRLPLIILHRSRVTGGPAQNPRNKNLLEFWKKSGALYATPAGSNDDWYWLYAAVSCNCLLVTNDEMRDHLFQLLGTSFFPRWKEKHQVRVSVSTSGLAVNVPPPYSIVIQESENGSWHVPTIKGDDLETPRQWLCATRARK, from the exons ATGCAGCGTGGAAGCTCTTTGGCATCCCCTTTTAATAGAACCTCTCCTCTCTTCGCTTTCTTCACCCAAATGCCGTTGCTGTCAATTTTTAGAAATAGTTCCTATACTTTCTGTCGTTCACTTCTCCTTTACCACAGTTGCTTATTTGCCAGACCTGTTCACAATATTCAAGCCAATGATCTTTCTGTAACAAAGCAGATTTGTGAATCCTCTGGAATGGCTACAGATAAAGTGTCAGACAAATCAAAGAAGAAAGCACGGTGGATGTCACCTGAGGGACTGCTTAGATCAGAGCTAAATATGTGCTCAAGGCATGGTGATATTGTTAAAGCCTTTCACTTGTATGATGAGGCACAAATAAATGGGATCCAGCTTAACCAACACCACTACAATGTGCTGCTCTATTTGTGTTCTTCTGGTTCTTCTGTTAAATTGAATGGAGATGAGGTTGATGCAAATGCCTCTAGTTTGTGTTACAGAAGGGGTATTGAGATTTTTCGACAGATGATTATTGATAAAGTTCCTCCAAATGAAGCTACTTTTACTAATGCAGCAAGATTGGCTCTTGCATTGGAAGACCCAGAAATGGCTTTTGATTTGGTTAAGCAGATGAAAGGTTTTAATATCCTGCCAAAATTGCGTTCATATGGACCAGCATTGTTTGGATTCTGTAAGAAGGGGATGGCTGATAGAGCTTATGAAGTTGATGCACACATGGTTGAATCTAGGGTGATGCCTGAAGAGCCTGAGCTTTCTGCTCTCTTAAAACTTAGTGCTGATGTGAAGAGGGAAGACAAGGTGTATGAGATACTGCATCGGTTGCGAGCCACTGTCAGGCAAGTTACATATTCAACTGTTGGGATTATAGAGGATTGGTTCAAGTCTGAGGATGCTTCAAAAGTTGGAAAGGAGAATTGGGACACAAGCAAAGTAAGAGAAGAAATTTTGATGGGAGGTGGAGGTTGGCATGGGCAAGGGTGGTTGGGGAATGGGCAGTGGAGGGCAGTGAGGACTCAAATTGATGAGAAGGGTGTTTGTCATTCTTGTGGTGAGAAGCTTACTTGCATTGATATAGATCCAAGAGAAACAGAAAATTTTGCTACCTCATTAAGCAAGTTAGCTTGCAAAAGAGAGGTTAGGACCGACTTTCTTCAATTCCAG GAGTGGCTGCAGCAGCATGGTCCATTTGATGCAGTTGTAGATGGAGCCAATTTGGGTCTTGCCAATCAAAAGACTTTCAGCTTTTACCAG CTTAATACTGTGGTGGGTAAGTTACATCAAATGAGCCCATTAAAGAGATTGCCACTTATTATTTTGCATAGAAGTCGTGTAACTGGAGGTCCAGCTCAGAATCCTAGGAACAAGAACTTGTTGGAGTTTTGGAAAAAGTCTGGTGCGCTCTATGCTACCCCTGCTGGTTCAAATGATGATTG GTACTGGTTATATGCTGCTGTTAGCTGTAATTGTTTATTGGTGACTAACGATGAGATGAGGGACCATCTTTTCCAGTTGCTGGGGACTTCCTTTTTTCCAAGATGGAAGGAAAAGCACCAG GTTCGAGTTTCTGTATCAACAAGTGGACTTGCCGTAAACGTGCCTCCACCGTATTCAATTGTCATTCAG GAGTCTGAAAATGGTAGTTGGCATGTGCCAACAATTAAAGGCGATGATCTTGAAACACCAAGGCAGTGGTTGTGTGCTACCAGAGCAAGGAAATAA
- the LOC110653347 gene encoding uncharacterized protein LOC110653347 isoform X1: protein MDEEEFRRLLDLFPVVRPRDYHIDLDPSRQSTTRPTQDDDVKKWQDAWEEQEGDQKETSNQTIDLHDAFWEKLKLAAEKKMGAAEAKKFCNAFQQVHRRLVYEELSLDAARSIINSTRSSGEQLSS, encoded by the exons ATGGATGAAGAGGAATTTCGACGCCTTCTTGATCTCTTCCCTGTTGTCCGACCTCGCGATTACCAT ATTGACCTCGATCCATCTAGGCAATCCACTACGCGGCCAACGCAGGATGACGAT GTGAAGAAATGGCAGGACGCATGGGAGGAGCAGGAGGGGGATCAAAAGGAAACAAGCAATCAAACTATTGATTTACACG ATGCATTCTGGGAGAAGCTGAAGTTGGCAGCTGAGAAGAAG ATGGGTGCAGCAGAGGCAAAGAAATTTTGTAATGCTTTTCAACAAGTTCACAGGCGACTA GTATACGAAGAGCTGAGTTTGGATGCTGCCCGTAGCATTATAAACTCGACAAGAAGTTCAGGAGAACAGCTTTCTTCGTAG
- the LOC110653348 gene encoding flavonoid 3',5'-hydroxylase 2 has translation MALDTLLLRELAVASVLFFITHIFIRSLLRKSSRPLPPGPKGWPVIGALPLLGTMPHVTLAKMAKKYGPVMYLKMGTCNMVVASTPDAARAFLKTLDLNFSNRPPNAGATHLAYNAQDMVFADYGPRWKLLRKLSNLHMLGGKALEDWGQVRSAELGHMLRAMCEASQRNEPVVVPEMLTYAMANMIGQIILSRRVFVTKGSESNEFKDMVVELMTSAGFFNIGDFIPSIAWMDLQGIERGMKKLHKKFDALLTKMMEDHMATTHLRKGKPDFLDVVMANRENSDGERLSITNIKALLLNLFTAGTDTSSSIIEWSLAEMIKNPNIMKRAHDEMDQVIGRNRRLEESDIPKLPYLQATCKETFRKHPSTPLNLPRVSSKACEVNGYYIPKNTRLSVNIWGIGRDPDVWENPSDFTPERFLTEKNAKIDPRGNDFELIPFGAGRRICAGTRMGILLVEYILGSLVHSFDWKLPYGVNELNMDETFGLALQKAVPLSAMVSPRLAPTAYAS, from the exons ATGGCCCTAGACACACTTCTTCTCCGAGAGCTGGCTGTAGCTTCTGTCCTCTTTTTCATCACTCACATCTTCATTCGTTCTCTTTTAAGAAAATCCTCTCGTCCTCTGCCACCAGGGCCCAAAGGGTGGCCCGTCATCGGTGCCCTTCCCCTCCTAGGGACCATGCCCCATGTCACATTAGCCAAAATGGCAAAAAAATATGGTCCCGTCATGTACCTGAAAATGGGTACCTGTAATATGGTGGTAGCGTCCACTCCTGATGCAGCTCGAGcgttcctcaaaaccctagaccTCAATTTCTCAAACCGTCCTCCAAATGCAGGGGCTACCCACTTAGCCTATAACGCTCAAGACATGGTTTTTGCAGATTATGGTCCCAGGTGGAAACTATTACGCAAGTTAAGTAACCTTCATATGCTAGGTGGTAAAGCTCTGGAGGACTGGGGTCAGGTTAGGTCTGCTGAGCTAGGTCATATGCTTCGAGCCATGTGTGAAGCTAGCCAAAGAAATGAACCAGTGGTGGTACCGGAAATGTTAACCTATGCCATGGCTAATATGATTGGCCAAATAATTCTTAGCCGTCGGGTGTTTGTGACCAAAGGTTCAGAGTCTAACGAGTTCAAGGACATGGTGGTAGAGCTAATGACCTCTGCAGGATTCTTCAACATTGGTGACTTCATACCTTCAATTGCTTGGATGGATTTGCAAGGGATAGAACGAGGGATGAAGAAATTGCATAAGAAATTTGATGCGTTATTGACAAAAATGATGGAGGATCATATGGCTACCACCCATCTGCGCAAAGGGAAGCCTGACTTTCTTGATGTTGTTATGGCTAATAGAGAAAATTCCGATGGGGAAAGGCTCAGTATCACCAACATTAAAGCTCTTCTTTTG AATTTATTCACTGCAGGAACTGATACTTCCTCAAGCATCATCGAATGGTCACTCGCTGAAATGATAAAAAACCCTAACATTATGAAACGTGCTCATGATGAAATGGATCAAGTGATCGGCCGGAACCGGCGACTCGAAGAATCGGACATACCAAAGCTTCCATATTTACAAGCCACATGCAAAGAAACATTCAGAAAACACCCATCAACACCCTTAAACCTACCAAGGGTCTCATCCAAAGCATGTGAGGTGAATGGCTACTATATCCCTAAAAATACTAGACTTAGTGTCAACATTTGGGGAATAGGAAGAGACCCCGATGTGTGGGAAAATCCATCAGATTTTACCCCAGAAAGATTTTTGACAGAAAAGAATGCGAAAATTGATCCAAGGGGAAATGATTTTGAGTTGATTCCATTTGGGGCAGGAAGAAGAATTTGTGCAGGGACAAGGATGGGAATCTTACTAGTGGAGTACATATTAGGCTCTTTAGTACACTCTTTCGATTGGAAATTGCCATATGGAGTTAATGAACTTAACATGGATGAGACCTTTGGCCTTGCATTGCAGAAGGCAGTGCCTCTTTCTGCCATGGTTAGCCCTCGGCTGGCACCAACTGCGTATGCTTCCTAA
- the LOC110653350 gene encoding calcium-dependent protein kinase 34-like: protein MGNCCSRGESGDAPENEKGDQTVDNNNGSNNPGTATNENSTTPPSNAAPPEPSASTKPAKAGPIGNVLGRPMEDIKSVYTIGKELGRGQFGVTRLCTHKVTGEQFACKTIAKRKLVNKEDVEDVKREVQIMHHLTGQPNVVELKGAFEDKQSVHLVMELCAGGELFDRIIAKGHYTERAAASLLRTIVQIVHTCHSMGVIHRDLKPENFLLLSKDENAPLKATDFGLSVFYKPGEVFKDIVGSAYYIAPEVLKRKYGPEADIWSIGVMLYILLCGVPPFWAESEHGIFNAILRGHIDFTSDPWPSISPQAKDLVRKMLNSDPKQRLTAIQVLSHPWIKEDGEAPDTPLDNAVLSRLKQFKAMNKFKKVALRVIAGCLSEEEIMGLKEMFRGMDTDNSGTITLEELKQGLAKQGTRLSEYEVKQLMEAADADGNGTIDYDEFITATMHMNRMDREEHLYTAFQHFDKDNSGYITTEELEQALREFGMHDGRDIKEIISEVDSDNDGRINYDEFVAMMRKGNPEANPKKRRDDVFV, encoded by the exons ATGGGCAATTGTTGCTCTCGTGGGGAATCCGGGGATGCTCCAGAAAATGAAAAGGGAGATCAAACAGTAGACAATAATAATGGCAGTAATAATCCAGGCACTGCTACCAATGAAAACTCCACCACCCCACCATCAAACGCTGCTCCTCCTGAACCGTCAGCTTCTACTAAGCCTGCCAAGGCTGGTCCTATAGGAAATGTCTTAGGGCGGCCAATGGAGGACATAAAATCAGTTTACACCATTGGTAAAGAACTTGGTAGGGGTCAGTTTGGTGTCACCCGTTTGTGTACCCATAAAGTCACAGGCGAGCAATTTGCGTGCAAGACAATAGCCAAAAGGAAGCTTGTGAATAAGGAAGATGTGGAGGATGTTAAGAGGGAGGTTCAGATCATGCACCATCTAACTGGTCAGCCTAATGTTGTTGAACTCAAGGGAGCATTCGAGGATAAACAATCTGTTCATTTGGTGATGGAGTTGTGCGCTGGTGGGGAGCTTTTCGATCGAATAATCGCCAAGGGTCATTACACAGAACGTGCGGCTGCTTCTTTGCTCAGGACTATTGTTCAGATTGTTCACACTTGCCATTCTATGGGAGTCATCCACAGAGATCTCAAGCCTGAGAATTTCCTTTTGCTCAGCAAGGACGAGAACGCTCCCCTCAAGGCTACAGATTTTGGCCTCTCCGTCTTCTACAAGCCAg GAGAGGTATTCAAGGACATTGTTGGCAGTGCATATTACATAGCACCTGAAGTGTTGAAGAGGAAATATGGACCAGAAGCAGATATATGGAGTATTGGGGTCATGTTGTATATTCTTCTATGTGGTGTTCCACCATTTTGGGCGG AATCGGAACATGGGATCTTCAATGCAATTTTACGTGGCCATATTGATTTTACAAGCGATCCATGGCCTTCAATTTCCCCTCAAGCTAAAGATCTTGTTCGGAAAATGCTAAATTCAGACCCCAAACAGAGGTTGACGGCCATCCAGGTTCTAA GTCATCCATGGATCAAGGAGGATGGAGAAGCTCCTGATACTCCTCTTGACAATGCAGTATTGAGTCGACTCAAACAATTCAAAGCAATGAATAAATTCAAGAAAGTTGCTCTAAGG GTTATTGCTGGGTGTCTATCGGAGGAAGAAATTATGGGATTGAAGGAGATGTTCAGGGGCATGGACACCGACAACAGTGGCACTATTACACTTGAGGAGCTGAAGCAAGGACTTGCCAAGCAAGGGACGAGGCTATCAGAATATGAAGTGAAACAACTGATGGAAGCT GCTGATGCAGACGGCAATGGAACCATAGACTACGATGAGTTCATCACAGCAACAATGCATATGAATCGAATGGATAGAGAAGAACATCTTTACACAGCCTTCCAACATTTTGATAAAGATAACAGCGG GTATATCACCACTGAAGAGCTAGAGCAAGCACTCCGCGAATTTGGAATGCATGATGGGAGGGACATAAAGGAAATCATTTCCGAAGTTGACTCTGATAAT GATGGAAGAATCAACTATGATGAATTCGTAGCGATGATGAGAAAAGGAAACCCAGAAGCAAATCCAAAGAAAAGGCGTGATGATGTGTTCGTTTGA
- the LOC110653347 gene encoding uncharacterized protein LOC110653347 isoform X2, with the protein MDEEEFRRLLDLFPVVRPRDYHIDLDPSRQSTTRPTQDDDVKKWQDAWEEQEGDQKETSNQTIDLHDAFWEKLKLAAEKKVYEELSLDAARSIINSTRSSGEQLSS; encoded by the exons ATGGATGAAGAGGAATTTCGACGCCTTCTTGATCTCTTCCCTGTTGTCCGACCTCGCGATTACCAT ATTGACCTCGATCCATCTAGGCAATCCACTACGCGGCCAACGCAGGATGACGAT GTGAAGAAATGGCAGGACGCATGGGAGGAGCAGGAGGGGGATCAAAAGGAAACAAGCAATCAAACTATTGATTTACACG ATGCATTCTGGGAGAAGCTGAAGTTGGCAGCTGAGAAGAAG GTATACGAAGAGCTGAGTTTGGATGCTGCCCGTAGCATTATAAACTCGACAAGAAGTTCAGGAGAACAGCTTTCTTCGTAG